In Mucilaginibacter inviolabilis, a genomic segment contains:
- a CDS encoding MFS transporter translates to MKKSIYIMALGAFGIITTEFGVIGILPMLVKQFHISIDTAGWLLSAFALTVALAGPFTNMLTAKMNRKTIMCLVLGIFVISNLLSAIAPNFTVLMIARILPAFLHPVFWAVSMTAASKQAGPKDAPKAIAIVMAGLSVATVLGVPLTTYIADLFSWRASFVLSAFINLLAFGALALFVPSMPVNEAEASPKSQVKILGRLHIWVKLLTATIILAGMFATYGYLAEYLDKVSHMNGVQISVMLLVFGGTGIIGNWLTGIALSKNIMVTSRLFLAALVVMHILAYQFGGLFIPMVIILSVWGLVHTGGFLVANLLVIDGIHGTALDFVNSLLPSFFNAGITVGTLLGGFVIAHYGIHQVIWMTVPLLLLSLGLSFIKENAKHKVIEKAAEEIPEPEPIQVAVCE, encoded by the coding sequence ATGAAAAAATCTATCTATATCATGGCCCTGGGGGCATTCGGCATTATCACCACCGAATTTGGGGTTATCGGGATACTGCCGATGCTGGTAAAACAGTTTCATATTTCTATTGATACCGCAGGTTGGCTTTTAAGTGCTTTTGCTTTAACCGTTGCCCTGGCCGGACCATTTACCAATATGCTTACCGCAAAAATGAACCGCAAAACCATCATGTGTCTGGTGTTAGGGATATTTGTGATTTCCAACCTGCTTTCGGCAATAGCGCCTAACTTTACGGTGCTGATGATAGCCCGCATTTTACCCGCGTTTTTACACCCGGTATTCTGGGCGGTATCGATGACGGCTGCCTCCAAACAAGCAGGACCTAAAGACGCCCCGAAAGCTATTGCCATCGTAATGGCGGGTTTGAGCGTAGCTACTGTATTGGGCGTACCATTAACTACTTATATAGCCGATCTGTTTAGCTGGCGGGCCTCCTTCGTCCTATCTGCTTTTATTAACCTGTTGGCCTTTGGCGCTTTAGCTTTATTTGTACCATCTATGCCGGTTAATGAAGCCGAAGCAAGTCCAAAAAGCCAGGTAAAAATCCTGGGCCGGTTACACATTTGGGTAAAACTGTTAACCGCTACCATTATACTGGCCGGCATGTTTGCCACCTATGGCTACCTGGCCGAATATCTGGACAAAGTTTCGCACATGAATGGCGTACAGATCAGTGTGATGCTGCTGGTATTTGGTGGTACCGGCATCATTGGTAACTGGCTTACAGGAATTGCGCTCAGTAAGAACATCATGGTAACCAGTCGTTTGTTTTTGGCAGCACTAGTGGTAATGCATATATTAGCTTACCAGTTTGGCGGATTGTTTATTCCAATGGTTATTATACTTTCGGTTTGGGGCTTGGTACATACAGGAGGCTTTTTGGTGGCCAATCTGTTGGTTATAGACGGCATACATGGTACCGCGCTCGATTTTGTAAACAGCCTGCTGCCCTCCTTTTTTAACGCAGGCATTACGGTAGGTACATTATTAGGCGGTTTTGTTATTGCTCATTATGGTATTCACCAGGTGATATGGATGACTGTACCCTTGTTATTGCTATCCCTGGGCCTGAGCTTTATTAAAGAAAACGCCAAACACAAAGTAATTGAAAAAGCAGCAGAGGAAATCCCTGAACCAGAGCCCATTCAGGTTGCTGTTTGCGAATAA
- a CDS encoding methylmalonyl-CoA mutase family protein: MESTAPYQSRYKIRFVTAASLFDGHDATINIMRRILQSSGAEVIHLGHNRSVDEVVNCAIQEDVQGIALTSYQGGHLEYFKYMHDLLAERGAGHIKIFGGGGGVFLPQEIEELQAYGISRIYSPDDGRTMGLQGMINDMLQKCDFPTVTHLNGEVNHLPEKDPGAIARLISMAENSLTPALSKGEGAQGKVLSFGEDLGEAVVLGITGTGGSGKSSLVDEIVRRFLMATDKTLAIISVDPSKRKTGGALLGDRIRMNAINNPRVYMRSLATRQANLALSKHVQESIDICKAAGYDLIIVETSGIGQSDTMITDYCDVSLYVMTPEFGAATQLEKIDMLDFADLVALNKYDKRGALDAIRDVRKQYKRNHHLFDAKDDELPVYGTMASQFNDPGMNTLFTAIMKNIRTKTGVDLLEGKGEGLKDKEEESEKIYIIPPDRNRYLAEIAESSKAYDDWVDEQCKIAQQLFQVKGVMELGRTLEQGTRSKNKNQQSKVPSFGEGLEEVYAHLEGQLHPECKHLLKEWPETIKKYKAENFIYKVRDKEIKQPLYYTSLSQLQIPKIALPRYEAWGDVLRWLLTENVPGEFPYAAGVFPLKREGEDPTRMFAGEGGPERTNKRFHYVSLGQPAHRLSTAFDSVTLYGEDPHTRPDIYGKIGNSGVSIATLDDAKKLYSGFDLCAASTSVSMTINGPAPMLLGFFMNAAIDQQCEKYIKEHGLEHLVEAKFKELYDDKGLERPRYNSLTPTLSKGEALLPPGNNGLGLMLLGLTGDQVLPTDVYEKIKAYAISTVRGTVQADILKEDQAQNTCIFSTEFALRMMGDMQQYFIREKVRNFYSVSISGYHIAEAGANPITQLAFTLSNGFTYVEYYLSRGMHIDDFAPNLSFFFSNGIDPEYSVIGRVARRIWAKAIKNKYKGNDRSQKLKYHIQTSGRSLHAQEIDFNDIRTTLQALYAIYDNCNSLHTNAYDEAVTTPTEESVRRAMAIQLIINRELGLAKNENPIQGAFIIEELTDLVEQAVLTEFKAINDRGGVLGAMETMYQRGKIQEESLYYETLKHNGEYPIIGVNTFLNKKGSPTIVPSEVIRATEDEKQYQIQTLHEFQQRNQERIPELLKTLQHAAITGDNIFESLMEACKYCSLGQISHALYEVGGQYRRNM, encoded by the coding sequence ATGGAAAGCACTGCTCCTTATCAATCCCGGTATAAGATCCGTTTTGTAACGGCGGCTTCGTTGTTTGACGGGCATGATGCCACTATCAACATCATGCGTCGCATACTGCAAAGCAGTGGTGCCGAGGTAATACACCTGGGCCATAACCGCTCGGTTGATGAGGTGGTGAACTGCGCCATACAGGAAGATGTACAGGGTATTGCGCTCACCAGTTACCAGGGCGGACACCTGGAATATTTTAAATACATGCATGATCTGCTGGCCGAACGCGGAGCGGGTCATATCAAAATATTTGGTGGTGGTGGCGGTGTATTCCTGCCGCAGGAGATCGAAGAACTGCAAGCTTACGGCATTAGTCGTATCTACTCGCCCGATGACGGTCGTACCATGGGATTGCAGGGCATGATCAATGATATGTTGCAAAAATGTGATTTCCCAACGGTTACCCACCTTAATGGCGAGGTGAACCATCTGCCTGAAAAAGACCCGGGTGCTATTGCCCGACTGATCAGTATGGCGGAGAACAGCCTCACCCCGGCCCTCTCCAAAGGAGAGGGGGCACAAGGCAAAGTCCTCTCCTTTGGAGAGGATTTAGGTGAGGCTGTCGTACTCGGTATCACGGGTACTGGTGGTTCGGGCAAGTCGTCATTAGTAGATGAGATTGTGCGCCGTTTTTTAATGGCTACGGATAAAACATTGGCTATTATTTCGGTCGATCCCTCCAAACGCAAAACAGGTGGGGCGCTTCTGGGCGACAGGATCCGCATGAATGCCATCAATAACCCAAGAGTCTATATGCGGTCATTGGCTACGCGGCAGGCTAACCTGGCCCTATCCAAACATGTGCAGGAAAGTATCGATATCTGCAAGGCTGCCGGGTACGACCTGATCATTGTAGAAACTTCCGGCATTGGTCAGTCAGACACTATGATCACCGATTATTGCGATGTTTCGCTCTATGTGATGACGCCCGAGTTTGGTGCCGCTACCCAACTGGAAAAGATTGACATGCTGGACTTTGCCGACCTGGTTGCCCTTAACAAATATGATAAACGTGGTGCACTGGATGCTATCCGCGATGTGCGCAAACAGTATAAACGCAACCATCACCTCTTCGACGCTAAGGATGATGAGCTACCTGTATATGGTACTATGGCCTCGCAGTTTAATGATCCGGGGATGAACACCCTGTTCACTGCTATCATGAAAAACATCAGGACTAAAACGGGGGTTGATCTGTTAGAGGGAAAAGGTGAAGGACTAAAAGATAAAGAAGAAGAATCTGAAAAAATCTATATCATTCCACCTGATCGTAACCGCTACCTGGCAGAAATTGCCGAAAGCAGTAAAGCTTATGATGATTGGGTAGATGAACAGTGTAAAATTGCGCAACAGTTATTCCAGGTAAAGGGGGTGATGGAGCTGGGACGGACATTGGAGCAAGGAACAAGGAGTAAGAACAAAAATCAGCAAAGCAAAGTCCCCTCTTTTGGCGAGGGTTTGGAAGAGGTGTATGCTCATCTCGAAGGGCAGCTTCATCCCGAATGTAAACACCTGCTTAAGGAATGGCCCGAAACGATTAAAAAGTATAAGGCCGAAAACTTTATCTACAAAGTGCGCGACAAAGAGATTAAACAACCCTTGTACTACACTTCCTTATCGCAATTACAGATACCCAAGATCGCTTTGCCCCGGTATGAGGCCTGGGGCGATGTATTGCGGTGGTTACTCACAGAGAATGTGCCTGGCGAGTTCCCTTATGCGGCAGGGGTATTTCCGTTAAAACGCGAGGGAGAAGACCCTACACGCATGTTTGCCGGCGAAGGTGGCCCCGAACGAACCAACAAACGCTTTCATTATGTATCGCTTGGTCAGCCGGCTCACCGATTATCTACCGCTTTTGATTCGGTTACACTATATGGGGAAGATCCACATACCCGGCCCGATATTTATGGTAAAATAGGCAATTCCGGCGTGAGTATTGCCACATTGGATGATGCTAAAAAATTATACTCTGGTTTCGACCTCTGTGCAGCATCTACCTCCGTATCCATGACCATCAACGGGCCTGCCCCTATGTTGCTCGGCTTTTTTATGAATGCCGCTATCGACCAGCAATGCGAAAAATATATCAAAGAACATGGTTTAGAGCACCTGGTAGAAGCTAAGTTTAAAGAGCTATATGATGATAAGGGATTGGAAAGACCAAGATATAACAGCCTCACCCCAACCCTCTCCAAAGGAGAGGCTCTTCTTCCCCCCGGCAATAACGGTCTCGGCTTGATGCTCCTGGGGCTTACCGGCGATCAAGTTCTTCCGACCGATGTTTATGAAAAAATAAAAGCCTACGCTATATCTACCGTTCGCGGTACAGTACAGGCTGATATTTTGAAAGAGGACCAGGCACAGAACACCTGTATTTTCTCTACCGAATTTGCCCTGCGGATGATGGGCGATATGCAGCAGTATTTTATCCGGGAGAAAGTGCGCAACTTTTACTCGGTATCCATATCCGGTTATCACATTGCCGAAGCCGGGGCCAATCCTATCACGCAGCTGGCTTTTACCCTATCCAACGGGTTTACCTATGTTGAATATTACCTGAGCCGGGGTATGCATATTGATGATTTCGCACCCAACCTGTCATTCTTCTTCAGTAACGGTATCGATCCGGAATATTCAGTGATTGGTCGTGTAGCCAGGCGCATCTGGGCCAAGGCCATCAAAAATAAATACAAAGGGAACGATCGATCGCAAAAGCTTAAATACCATATTCAAACCAGCGGCCGGTCGTTGCATGCCCAGGAGATCGATTTTAACGATATCCGCACTACCTTGCAGGCGCTTTATGCTATTTATGATAATTGCAATTCGCTGCATACCAATGCTTACGATGAGGCCGTAACCACCCCTACTGAAGAATCCGTTCGGCGGGCCATGGCCATACAATTGATCATCAACCGGGAACTTGGTTTGGCCAAAAACGAAAACCCTATACAAGGCGCTTTTATTATTGAAGAGCTTACAGACCTGGTTGAACAGGCTGTATTGACCGAATTTAAGGCCATCAATGATCGTGGCGGTGTATTGGGTGCTATGGAAACCATGTACCAGCGCGGCAAGATCCAGGAGGAATCATTATACTACGAAACCCTGAAACATAACGGTGAATATCCCATCATCGGTGTCAATACTTTTCTGAATAAAAAAGGCTCTCCTACCATAGTTCCATCAGAGGTGATCAGGGCTACCGAAGATGAGAAGCAATATCAGATACAAACCCTGCATGAATTTCAGCAGCGTAACCAGGAGCGTATCCCCGAACTGCTCAAAACCCTGCAGCACGCTGCCATTACCGGCGACAATATTTTTGAAAGCCTGATGGAAGCCTGCAAATATTGTTCACTCGGGCAAATCAGCCATGCACTGTATGAGGTTGGCGGGCAGTACAGAAGAAATATGTAG
- a CDS encoding pentapeptide repeat-containing protein: MQANHQEDQTFTKIPADQLTGRDRTYENCRFISCDLSYANLYSMVFIDSTFQDCNLSLADVSNTGFQNIAFKHCKLSGVNFSKARDFLFEIHFEHCILDNAVFYQKKNKKARFSECSMVETDLTECDLTDAKFVNCNLNRAFFSRTILKGTDLRSSYNFMIDPDDNMIKKAQFSLHGLPGLLGKYDIKIEA, translated from the coding sequence ATGCAAGCCAACCACCAGGAAGATCAAACTTTTACTAAAATACCTGCCGACCAGTTAACCGGACGCGACCGTACTTATGAAAATTGCAGGTTTATCAGCTGCGATCTTTCCTATGCCAACCTGTACAGCATGGTCTTTATCGACTCTACATTTCAGGATTGTAACCTGTCTTTAGCCGACGTAAGTAATACAGGGTTTCAAAATATCGCCTTTAAGCATTGCAAGCTAAGCGGTGTAAATTTTAGCAAGGCCCGCGACTTTTTGTTCGAAATTCATTTTGAGCATTGTATCCTGGATAATGCTGTTTTTTACCAAAAGAAAAATAAAAAAGCCCGGTTTAGTGAATGCTCTATGGTAGAGACAGATCTTACCGAATGCGATCTTACCGATGCTAAATTTGTTAATTGTAACCTCAACAGGGCATTTTTTAGTCGTACCATATTAAAAGGGACCGACCTGCGTAGTTCCTATAATTTCATGATCGACCCGGATGATAATATGATCAAAAAAGCACAGTTCTCTTTGCATGGACTTCCGGGCCTGTTAGGTAAATACGACATCAAAATAGAAGCCTGA
- a CDS encoding M23 family metallopeptidase, which translates to MKKIILLLSILCITVVSNAQDIKTICNTINNLNTAILNGSIKRRDAANQFKTLIKQLKKAADKSQSSGWVFPLKGYKSNAIGGTNGNGYSDKGYNFLDGNKHTAHPAHDIFINDHNQDCLDDRTHQPVDVLVVDNGIVIACTNEWDPVSSLRGGKFIWVYHPAQNIFTYYAHNQAIFVKPGDEVKQGQKIAEVGRTGYNAYKKRSPTHLHFSAFRLVDDMPVPYNSYLQLKKAKNI; encoded by the coding sequence ATGAAAAAGATTATCCTGTTGCTTAGTATTTTATGTATAACTGTTGTTTCAAACGCGCAGGATATCAAAACCATTTGTAATACTATTAATAATTTAAATACGGCTATTTTAAATGGTTCTATAAAAAGGCGGGATGCCGCCAACCAGTTTAAAACTTTAATAAAGCAACTTAAAAAAGCTGCTGATAAATCACAATCCTCTGGTTGGGTATTCCCGCTTAAAGGCTATAAAAGCAATGCCATAGGCGGTACCAACGGCAATGGGTACTCCGATAAGGGCTACAATTTTCTGGATGGTAACAAACACACAGCTCATCCTGCTCATGACATTTTTATTAACGACCATAACCAGGATTGCCTGGACGATCGCACTCATCAACCCGTTGATGTATTAGTGGTTGATAACGGTATTGTAATAGCCTGCACTAATGAATGGGACCCGGTAAGCAGCCTTCGCGGCGGCAAATTCATCTGGGTATATCATCCGGCACAAAATATCTTTACGTATTATGCGCATAACCAGGCCATTTTTGTAAAACCTGGCGATGAGGTAAAACAAGGCCAAAAGATTGCCGAGGTTGGTCGTACGGGTTACAATGCCTACAAAAAACGCTCACCTACACATTTGCACTTTTCGGCGTTTAGGTTAGTGGATGATATGCCTGTACCTTATAACTCTTACTTACAGCTCAAAAAAGCCAAAAACATATGA